A window from Herbaspirillum sp. meg3 encodes these proteins:
- a CDS encoding LysR family transcriptional regulator codes for MQANISTKLLQGFLALNDCRHFGHAAERCHVSQSAFSVMIQKLEAAAGAKLFERDTRNVTLTPEGELFVEVARQLMNDIEAAFSDMSDYVARRKGRVSIAALPSLAAGWLPPVLAQYRALHPGVTVELFDAISDHCLNYLRQGKADIALTAPGPNLMEFDTQPLCEDPFYLVCRRDHKLAKKRIIQIPQLAGCELIHLARSTSVRQHLDALLQPVGVINTGLEVEHLATVAGLIESGLGVSLVPELTLFQFRHPNLVAIPLNAPDLVRPLLIVKAKERSLSIAAQGLLELIQEKSRSGFVS; via the coding sequence ATGCAAGCAAATATCTCCACCAAGCTGTTGCAAGGTTTTCTGGCATTGAATGATTGCCGTCATTTCGGCCACGCGGCCGAGCGCTGTCACGTGTCGCAATCGGCCTTCAGCGTGATGATTCAAAAGCTGGAAGCCGCCGCCGGCGCCAAGCTGTTCGAACGCGATACCCGCAACGTGACGTTGACACCGGAAGGAGAACTGTTCGTCGAGGTGGCGCGGCAACTGATGAACGATATCGAGGCCGCGTTTTCAGACATGAGCGACTACGTTGCACGCCGCAAGGGCAGGGTGTCGATCGCGGCCTTGCCTTCATTGGCTGCGGGCTGGTTGCCGCCGGTGTTGGCTCAGTATCGTGCGCTGCATCCGGGCGTGACGGTGGAGTTGTTCGATGCGATTTCAGATCATTGTCTGAACTATCTGCGGCAGGGCAAGGCCGATATTGCATTGACTGCGCCGGGGCCGAATCTGATGGAGTTCGACACGCAACCACTGTGTGAAGACCCGTTTTATCTTGTGTGCCGGCGCGATCACAAGCTGGCGAAAAAACGCATCATCCAGATCCCGCAACTGGCCGGTTGCGAGTTGATCCATCTAGCGCGTTCGACCAGTGTGCGTCAGCATCTCGACGCGTTGTTGCAGCCGGTCGGCGTGATCAATACAGGATTGGAAGTGGAGCATCTGGCGACCGTCGCCGGGCTGATTGAAAGCGGGTTGGGCGTGAGTCTCGTGCCGGAGCTGACGCTGTTTCAGTTCCGCCATCCGAATCTGGTGGCGATCCCGCTGAACGCGCCCGATCTGGTGCGCCCGCTGTTGATCGTCAAAGCGAAGGAACGCAGCCTGTCGATCGCCGCGCAAGGTTTGCTGGAGCTGATACAAGAAAAAAGCCGGTCAGGATTTGTATCCTGA
- a CDS encoding MFS transporter, with protein MATASTAHTITPEERKVIFASSLGTVFEWYDFYLYGSLAAIIAKQFFAGTDPNTAFIFALLAFAAGFIVRPFGALVFGRLGDLVGRKYTFLVTILIMGASTFIVGILPNYNSIGIAAPIILIILRILQGLALGGEYGGAATYVAEHAPEGKRGSFTAWIQTTATLGLFLSLLVILGVRTAVGEAAFADWGWRIPFLVSIILLGISVWIRLSMNESPAFLKMKSEGKISKAPLTEAFGRWKNLKLVILALIGMTAGQAVVWYAGQFYSLFFLTQTLKVDGPLANILIALALLLATPFFLIFGSLSDKIGRKPIILGGCLIAAVTYFPIFQGLTHYANPALEAALQKAPVIVTADPATCQFQFNPTGTKKFTSSCDIAKAKLSAASVNYENVAAAPGSVATIKIGDKILTSYDAAGLSKEDAAAKDKAFSKELADDIKAAGYPTKADPDQMNKPMVLLLLFILVLYVTMVYGPVAAALVEMFPTRIRYTSMSMPYHIGNGWFGGLLPTTAFALVAYKGDIYYGLWYPIVIALATFVIGLLFVKESKDNNINAED; from the coding sequence ATGGCGACAGCTTCCACTGCGCACACCATCACGCCTGAAGAGCGCAAAGTTATTTTTGCCTCTTCGCTGGGCACTGTGTTTGAATGGTACGACTTCTATCTGTACGGCTCGCTGGCAGCGATTATCGCCAAGCAATTCTTTGCCGGCACCGATCCCAATACCGCTTTTATTTTCGCGCTGCTGGCATTTGCCGCAGGCTTCATCGTGCGCCCGTTCGGCGCGCTGGTGTTCGGCCGCCTGGGTGACCTGGTCGGACGCAAATACACCTTCCTGGTGACCATCCTGATCATGGGTGCGTCCACCTTCATCGTCGGCATCCTGCCGAACTACAACTCCATCGGCATTGCCGCACCGATCATCCTGATCATCCTGCGCATTCTGCAAGGCCTGGCGCTGGGCGGTGAGTACGGTGGTGCAGCGACTTATGTTGCTGAACACGCGCCGGAAGGCAAACGCGGCTCCTTCACTGCATGGATTCAAACGACAGCGACACTGGGCCTGTTCCTCTCGCTGCTGGTGATCCTGGGCGTGCGTACTGCCGTCGGCGAAGCTGCATTCGCTGACTGGGGCTGGCGCATTCCTTTCCTGGTCTCCATCATCCTGTTGGGCATTTCCGTCTGGATCCGCCTGTCGATGAATGAATCGCCTGCTTTCCTGAAGATGAAATCCGAAGGCAAGATTTCCAAAGCGCCGCTGACCGAAGCATTCGGCCGCTGGAAAAACCTGAAACTGGTCATCCTGGCGCTGATCGGTATGACTGCAGGTCAAGCCGTGGTCTGGTACGCAGGTCAGTTCTACTCGCTGTTCTTCCTGACGCAAACGCTGAAGGTTGACGGTCCGCTGGCCAACATCCTGATCGCGCTGGCACTGTTGCTGGCAACACCGTTCTTCCTGATCTTCGGTTCGCTGTCCGATAAAATCGGCCGCAAACCGATCATCCTGGGTGGTTGCCTGATCGCTGCGGTGACTTACTTCCCGATCTTCCAGGGTCTGACCCACTACGCTAACCCGGCGTTGGAAGCGGCTCTGCAAAAAGCACCGGTGATCGTCACTGCCGATCCTGCCACTTGCCAATTCCAGTTCAACCCGACCGGCACCAAGAAGTTCACTTCGTCTTGCGATATCGCCAAGGCCAAGCTGTCCGCTGCTTCGGTGAACTACGAAAACGTGGCTGCGGCACCTGGCTCGGTTGCCACCATCAAGATCGGCGACAAGATCCTCACCTCGTATGACGCCGCCGGCCTGTCCAAAGAAGATGCTGCTGCCAAAGACAAGGCGTTTTCCAAGGAATTGGCTGACGACATCAAGGCTGCAGGCTATCCAACCAAGGCTGATCCTGATCAGATGAACAAGCCGATGGTTCTGCTGCTGCTGTTCATCCTGGTGCTCTATGTAACCATGGTCTACGGCCCGGTCGCTGCCGCGCTGGTTGAGATGTTCCCGACCCGCATCCGCTACACCTCGATGTCCATGCCTTACCACATCGGTAACGGCTGGTTCGGCGGCCTGCTGCCAACCACAGCATTCGCACTGGTAGCGTACAAGGGCGACATCTACTACGGCCTGTGGTATCCGATCGTGATCGCTCTGGCGACTTTCGTCATCGGTCTGCTCTTCGTCAAAGAGTCCAAGGACAACAACATCAACGCCGAAGACTAA
- a CDS encoding PolC-type DNA polymerase III produces MINQPVVMLDFETTGLSPAQGARITEVAALRIVDGRIVERFVSLINCDVEIPYDITALTGITQEMVDSAPSVERVLPELLRFIGSDALAAHNASFDAKFLTSEAERLDLQASYSELVCSLLLSRRLLPGLSSYRLSSLADSLGIRFSGNAHRAEADAEVSAELLLHLSDRLRGHHKCLRIDPGLLAAINRLPAAKVPGFLQEQAA; encoded by the coding sequence GTGATCAATCAACCTGTCGTCATGCTGGACTTCGAGACCACCGGCCTGAGCCCTGCGCAAGGCGCCCGCATCACCGAAGTCGCCGCGCTGCGCATCGTCGACGGGCGTATCGTTGAACGATTCGTGTCGCTGATCAATTGCGACGTCGAGATTCCTTATGACATCACGGCGCTGACCGGCATCACACAAGAGATGGTCGACTCGGCACCGTCCGTAGAGCGTGTTCTGCCGGAACTGTTGCGCTTCATCGGCAGCGATGCTCTTGCAGCGCACAACGCCAGTTTCGACGCCAAATTCCTGACTTCGGAAGCTGAACGCCTGGACTTGCAGGCAAGTTATTCCGAGCTGGTCTGCTCGCTGCTACTGTCGCGCCGGTTGCTGCCGGGGCTGTCCAGCTATCGCCTGTCGAGCCTGGCCGACAGTCTGGGTATTCGCTTTAGCGGCAACGCTCACAGGGCCGAAGCCGATGCTGAAGTGTCTGCCGAATTACTGCTGCATTTGAGTGATCGCCTGCGCGGTCACCACAAGTGCCTACGTATCGACCCCGGCTTGCTGGCGGCGATCAATCGCCTCCCTGCCGCCAAGGTTCCTGGTTTCCTGCAAGAACAAGCAGCCTGA
- a CDS encoding Dabb family protein, whose translation MLKHIVMWKLKDQAEGADKAANARKMKELLDGCANLVPGILKFEAALAQPGLEATYDVVLYSEFESKAALDAYQDHPDHVAIKPFIGAIREGRQCMDYEV comes from the coding sequence GTGCTCAAACATATCGTCATGTGGAAACTGAAGGACCAGGCCGAAGGCGCCGACAAGGCTGCCAACGCACGCAAGATGAAAGAGCTGCTCGACGGCTGTGCCAATCTGGTGCCCGGTATCCTGAAGTTTGAGGCAGCGCTGGCGCAGCCCGGTCTGGAAGCTACTTACGATGTCGTGCTGTATTCCGAATTCGAATCCAAGGCGGCACTGGACGCGTATCAGGATCACCCGGACCATGTTGCCATCAAGCCTTTCATCGGTGCGATTCGCGAAGGGCGCCAATGCATGGACTACGAGGTCTGA
- a CDS encoding PaaI family thioesterase yields the protein MTYSLSEVFTNGNPYLESLGVEVLEYGDGKAVMALKLQPEFMNSWAVAQGGISMTLMDVAMGLAARTAIPDAKSSATVDMSTSFLQPAGKAGETIIARGNVYHRSTTMCFCEAELWNDDKLVAKSMGTFKAIKRVDIAKKLTHDTSEANEQPAVPAAPAASQQD from the coding sequence ATGACTTATTCACTCTCTGAAGTTTTCACCAACGGCAATCCTTATCTGGAAAGCCTCGGCGTCGAAGTATTGGAATACGGCGACGGCAAGGCGGTCATGGCGCTCAAGCTGCAGCCTGAATTCATGAACAGCTGGGCGGTGGCGCAAGGCGGCATTTCCATGACGTTGATGGATGTTGCGATGGGACTGGCTGCACGCACCGCCATCCCGGACGCGAAATCGTCGGCTACCGTTGACATGAGCACCAGTTTTCTGCAGCCCGCAGGCAAGGCTGGCGAAACCATCATTGCGCGCGGCAATGTCTACCACCGTTCCACGACGATGTGTTTTTGTGAAGCCGAATTGTGGAACGACGACAAGCTGGTCGCCAAGTCCATGGGAACATTCAAGGCCATCAAACGCGTCGATATCGCCAAGAAGCTGACGCACGACACGAGTGAAGCAAATGAACAACCTGCTGTCCCGGCCGCTCCGGCAGCATCGCAACAGGACTGA
- a CDS encoding GNAT family N-acetyltransferase: protein MKHNIKIAAWNDLREDAALIRNEVFVVEQNVPAELEMDEMDAVCVHAVAYDEGGTPIATGRLLPDGHIGRMAVRKPGRGQGVGGAVLQALMAAARQRGDREVVLNAQTHAASFYGSHGFAQEGEEFMDAGIPHIHMRAALA, encoded by the coding sequence ATGAAACACAACATCAAAATCGCTGCATGGAATGATCTGCGCGAAGATGCCGCATTGATTCGCAATGAAGTTTTTGTCGTTGAGCAGAATGTACCGGCAGAGCTGGAAATGGATGAGATGGACGCCGTCTGCGTACATGCGGTCGCTTACGATGAAGGCGGCACACCGATCGCCACCGGACGCTTGCTGCCGGATGGTCATATCGGCCGCATGGCGGTGCGGAAACCTGGTCGCGGCCAAGGTGTCGGTGGCGCCGTATTGCAGGCGCTGATGGCAGCGGCTCGCCAACGCGGGGATCGTGAAGTGGTTCTGAACGCGCAGACGCATGCGGCATCTTTCTACGGCAGCCACGGTTTTGCGCAAGAAGGCGAGGAGTTCATGGACGCGGGCATTCCGCATATTCACATGCGGGCAGCATTGGCCTGA
- a CDS encoding dicarboxylate/amino acid:cation symporter, with the protein MGKTPLYKSLYFQVLVAIVIGVLLGHFYPSSGEAMKPLGDGFIKLIKMIIAPVIFCTVVLGIAGMEDMKKVGKTGGLALLYFEVVSTLALIVGLVLVNVLQPGAGMNIDPNTIDTKSITAYTGPGKMTSTIDFVMNIIPISMVDAFAKGDVLQVLLISVLFGFALHRFGGRGTMIFDFIEKISHVLFAVVGTIMKAAPVGAFGAMAFTIGKYGVGSLLSLGKLMGTFYLTCLIFIFVVLGIITRLHGFSVWKFVKYIKEELLIVLGTSSSESVLPRMLAKMENLGAKKTVVGLVIPTGYSFNLDGTAIYLTMAAVFIAQATNTPMTLTQELTLLAVLLLTSKGAAGITGSGFIVLAATLSAVGHVPVAGLALILGIDRFMSEARALTNTIGNGVATIIVAKWSNELDEKRLHAQLNNETSEEANSPEAVLDRTEAKIHH; encoded by the coding sequence ATGGGCAAGACGCCACTTTATAAATCACTCTACTTTCAGGTGTTGGTGGCAATTGTCATCGGCGTCTTGCTCGGGCATTTCTATCCGTCGTCCGGCGAGGCAATGAAGCCGCTCGGAGATGGCTTCATCAAACTGATCAAAATGATCATCGCACCGGTGATCTTTTGTACTGTCGTGCTCGGCATCGCCGGCATGGAAGACATGAAGAAGGTCGGCAAAACCGGCGGTCTGGCGCTGTTGTATTTTGAAGTCGTCAGCACGCTGGCGCTGATCGTCGGTCTGGTGCTGGTCAACGTGTTGCAGCCTGGCGCAGGCATGAACATCGATCCGAACACCATCGATACCAAGAGCATCACGGCTTACACCGGTCCGGGCAAGATGACCAGCACGATTGACTTCGTGATGAATATCATCCCGATCAGCATGGTGGATGCGTTTGCCAAAGGCGACGTGTTACAGGTGCTGCTGATCTCGGTACTGTTTGGTTTTGCGCTGCATCGCTTCGGCGGTCGCGGCACGATGATTTTTGATTTCATCGAAAAAATCTCCCACGTCCTGTTCGCCGTTGTCGGCACCATCATGAAGGCCGCTCCTGTCGGCGCGTTCGGTGCGATGGCGTTCACCATTGGCAAATACGGCGTCGGCTCGCTGCTGTCGCTGGGCAAGCTGATGGGCACTTTCTACCTGACCTGCCTGATCTTCATCTTCGTCGTGCTGGGCATCATCACGCGTCTGCATGGTTTCAGCGTGTGGAAGTTCGTCAAGTACATCAAGGAAGAGCTGCTGATCGTGCTGGGTACGTCGTCTTCGGAATCGGTGCTGCCACGTATGCTGGCCAAGATGGAAAATCTGGGCGCAAAGAAGACGGTCGTCGGCTTGGTGATTCCGACCGGTTACTCGTTCAATCTGGACGGCACGGCGATTTATCTGACCATGGCGGCGGTGTTTATTGCGCAGGCAACCAATACGCCGATGACGTTGACGCAGGAGCTCACTTTGCTGGCAGTCTTGTTGCTGACCTCGAAGGGCGCTGCAGGTATCACCGGTAGCGGCTTCATTGTGCTGGCGGCGACCTTGTCGGCAGTAGGCCACGTGCCTGTAGCCGGTCTGGCGCTGATTCTTGGTATTGATCGCTTCATGTCCGAAGCGCGCGCGCTGACCAACACGATCGGCAACGGCGTTGCAACCATCATCGTGGCGAAGTGGAGCAATGAACTGGACGAGAAGCGTCTGCATGCTCAACTGAACAACGAAACATCGGAAGAGGCGAACTCGCCGGAAGCGGTGCTGGATCGTACAGAAGCGAAGATTCATCACTGA
- a CDS encoding NRDE family protein, with protein MCLIIFAWKVIPGMPLIAAANRDEFYQRPAAAAGWWEDRPDVYAGRDLQAGGTWLGVTRDGRFAALTNVRAPSEKRPDAPTRGRLVSDYLSGTLTPEQYVEHVRPGAAEYNGFNLLVGDRENLLWYSNKGDDDPRNGKPLGYGVYGLSNALLDTPWPKVTRAKAQFASLLCQGAPEETFFELLSDSTRANDCRLPSTGVSLEWERVLSPIFICSPDYGTRASSVVRVPIVGEPVLSEHVVDPISSCQAAPTTEPQKKNAPCRVKIQPDAESPS; from the coding sequence ATGTGTCTGATCATTTTTGCGTGGAAAGTCATTCCCGGCATGCCGCTGATTGCGGCCGCCAATCGCGACGAGTTCTATCAACGCCCCGCCGCCGCGGCCGGCTGGTGGGAAGATCGGCCGGACGTGTATGCTGGCCGGGATCTGCAAGCCGGGGGGACGTGGCTGGGCGTGACCCGTGACGGCCGCTTTGCGGCATTGACCAACGTGCGTGCGCCGTCGGAAAAACGTCCCGATGCCCCCACTCGCGGCAGATTGGTTTCGGACTATCTGTCCGGCACATTGACACCAGAACAATACGTCGAACACGTCCGGCCTGGCGCGGCGGAATATAACGGTTTCAACCTCCTCGTGGGCGATCGCGAGAATTTGCTGTGGTATTCCAACAAAGGCGACGATGATCCGCGCAACGGCAAACCGCTCGGTTACGGAGTCTACGGTCTTTCCAACGCCTTGCTGGACACGCCGTGGCCCAAGGTAACTCGTGCCAAGGCGCAGTTTGCCAGCCTGCTCTGCCAGGGAGCACCGGAAGAAACCTTTTTTGAGCTTCTCAGCGACAGTACCCGCGCCAACGATTGCCGCCTGCCCAGTACAGGAGTCAGCCTGGAATGGGAGCGCGTCTTGTCGCCAATTTTCATCTGCTCTCCGGATTACGGCACGCGAGCTTCCAGCGTTGTACGGGTTCCCATCGTCGGTGAGCCGGTATTGAGCGAACACGTCGTTGATCCGATCAGTTCGTGCCAGGCGGCGCCGACCACCGAACCGCAAAAGAAAAACGCTCCGTGCAGGGTCAAGATTCAACCGGATGCAGAAAGCCCGAGCTGA
- a CDS encoding DUF4936 family protein, with protein MDLYIYYRVLLTNSEQLQKQAAAMQAQLSQQYKVATELKRRPQDQDGKHTWMEVYLDVPDGFESVLKQSIAANQLDQLIDGPRHTEHFLDFSPCV; from the coding sequence ATGGATCTTTATATCTACTACCGCGTGCTTCTGACCAATAGCGAGCAGTTGCAAAAGCAGGCTGCCGCCATGCAGGCGCAATTGTCACAGCAATACAAGGTCGCCACGGAATTGAAACGCCGCCCGCAAGACCAGGATGGCAAACACACCTGGATGGAGGTTTATCTGGATGTGCCCGATGGATTTGAGTCGGTACTGAAACAAAGTATCGCCGCCAATCAGCTGGATCAGCTTATTGACGGCCCGCGTCATACCGAACACTTTCTGGACTTTTCACCATGTGTCTGA
- a CDS encoding folate-binding protein YgfZ, translating into MTESTQASSPWQAFLEQQGAHIEAANGAEVRYFGTAAAAELPDNFVAPLTDLGLISLSGDDAASFLHNQITNDVEKLDLGTARLAGYCTPKGRLLATFLMWKDVGQIVLQLPRALQPAIQKRLQMFVMRSKAKLADVSEQYVALGLAGNTASEVLQQWFPQLPTQPYSKIDNENGTLVRVADSRQAPRYQWVTSVEQAIAAWPGLTQKLSATGTHAWRLTDIYAGVPMITQPTQEQFVPQMINFELIGGVNFKKGCYPGQEIVARSQYLGKLKRRSVLALVDAVDVRAGAEVFSSEDPGQPCGMIVNAEPAGTGKSACLVEIKLAASDNGTIHLGTVDGPVLQLQPLPYELAEPQ; encoded by the coding sequence ATGACCGAATCGACTCAAGCATCCTCGCCCTGGCAGGCATTTCTCGAACAGCAAGGCGCTCATATCGAGGCCGCGAACGGTGCGGAAGTGCGCTATTTCGGCACGGCAGCGGCAGCGGAGTTGCCAGACAATTTCGTTGCGCCGCTGACCGATCTTGGCCTGATCTCGCTGAGCGGCGACGACGCCGCCAGCTTCCTGCATAACCAGATTACCAACGATGTCGAAAAACTTGATCTCGGCACAGCCCGCCTGGCCGGCTATTGCACACCGAAAGGCCGTCTGCTGGCGACCTTCCTGATGTGGAAGGATGTCGGGCAAATTGTGCTGCAGTTGCCGCGCGCACTTCAGCCGGCTATCCAGAAGCGCCTGCAGATGTTTGTGATGCGCTCCAAGGCCAAGCTGGCTGATGTCAGCGAACAGTACGTCGCGCTCGGCCTGGCCGGCAACACAGCCTCTGAGGTTTTGCAACAATGGTTTCCCCAATTGCCAACGCAGCCTTACAGCAAGATTGACAATGAAAACGGCACGCTGGTGCGCGTCGCCGACAGCCGTCAGGCCCCACGCTATCAATGGGTCACCTCGGTTGAGCAAGCGATTGCGGCCTGGCCTGGCCTGACACAAAAACTGAGTGCGACCGGCACCCATGCCTGGCGCCTGACCGATATTTATGCGGGCGTGCCGATGATTACCCAGCCGACACAAGAGCAATTTGTGCCGCAAATGATCAATTTTGAATTGATCGGCGGCGTCAACTTCAAGAAAGGCTGCTATCCCGGCCAGGAAATCGTCGCGCGGAGCCAGTATCTGGGCAAGCTCAAACGCCGCAGCGTGCTGGCACTGGTTGATGCAGTCGATGTCCGCGCCGGCGCGGAAGTGTTCTCCAGCGAAGATCCGGGCCAGCCTTGCGGCATGATCGTTAATGCAGAACCGGCCGGCACGGGCAAATCCGCCTGTCTGGTGGAAATCAAACTGGCGGCAAGCGACAACGGCACCATCCACCTCGGCACCGTTGATGGCCCCGTGCTGCAATTGCAGCCCCTGCCCTACGAATTGGCGGAACCGCAATAA
- the mltG gene encoding endolytic transglycosylase MltG, whose product MKKIFNTLLLLCVALACGAAYWLSQPIIEEGQKPVEFTITPGAGINGAAQQIADAGAPVNPILFALLARGSGKGNRIKAGSYELKPGYTPLRLLEQLVRGEFAQESLTIIEGWSFRQMRQAIADHKGLKHDTATLSNSELLAKLTTEFAAPEGLFFPDTYLFAKGASDMQIYRQAFALMNKRLAEAWSKRDLSLPYKTPYDALIMASIVEKETGQKSERGMVAGVFVNRLKTGMLLQTDPTVIYGMGERYQGVIRKSDLLTDTPYNTYTRKGMPPTPIALPGAASLAAAMNPDKTDALYFVARGDGTSHFSSNLSEHNQAVNKYQR is encoded by the coding sequence ATGAAAAAAATATTTAATACTCTTCTGTTGCTTTGTGTCGCCCTAGCATGCGGGGCGGCTTACTGGCTGAGCCAGCCGATTATCGAGGAAGGGCAAAAACCGGTTGAATTCACCATCACGCCGGGGGCGGGCATCAATGGCGCCGCCCAGCAGATCGCCGACGCCGGCGCGCCGGTCAATCCGATCCTGTTCGCCTTGCTGGCGCGCGGCAGCGGCAAAGGTAATCGTATCAAGGCCGGCAGCTACGAGCTGAAACCGGGTTACACGCCATTGCGCCTGCTGGAACAACTGGTGCGTGGCGAATTTGCACAGGAATCGCTGACCATCATCGAAGGCTGGAGTTTTCGGCAGATGCGCCAGGCGATCGCCGACCACAAGGGACTCAAACACGATACCGCCACGCTTTCCAACAGTGAGCTGCTGGCCAAGCTGACTACCGAATTTGCCGCACCGGAGGGCTTGTTCTTCCCGGACACTTATCTGTTCGCCAAAGGCGCCAGCGACATGCAGATCTATCGTCAGGCATTTGCATTGATGAACAAGCGTCTGGCCGAGGCCTGGAGCAAGCGCGACCTGTCGTTACCTTACAAGACGCCGTACGATGCGCTGATCATGGCATCCATTGTCGAAAAGGAAACAGGGCAGAAGTCCGAGCGCGGCATGGTGGCAGGCGTATTCGTCAATCGCTTGAAAACCGGCATGCTGTTGCAAACGGATCCCACCGTTATTTACGGCATGGGCGAGCGCTATCAGGGCGTCATCCGCAAAAGCGACCTGTTGACCGACACGCCTTACAATACCTATACCCGCAAGGGCATGCCGCCAACGCCGATTGCCTTGCCGGGTGCGGCATCGCTGGCAGCGGCAATGAATCCGGACAAGACCGACGCGCTGTATTTTGTGGCGCGCGGCGACGGCACCAGCCATTTTTCCAGCAACCTGAGCGAACATAATCAGGCGGTCAACAAATATCAACGTTGA